One window of the Ureibacillus sp. FSL W7-1570 genome contains the following:
- the uvrA gene encoding excinuclease ABC subunit UvrA encodes MENKQIVVRGARSHNLKNIDVTIPRDKLVVLTGLSGSGKSSLAFDTIYAEGQRRYVESLSSYARQFLGQMDKPDVDSIEGLSPAISIDQKTTSRNPRSTVGTVTEIYDYLRLLFARIGKPVCPTHGIEITSQTIEQMVDRIMEYPERTKVQLLAPVVSGKKGTHAKLLEDLKKQGYVRVRVDGELRDLDDNIELDKNKKHNIEVVVDRIIIKEGVEARLSDSLETALKLADGRVVVDVMEHEELLFSEHHACPICGFSIGELEPRMFSFNSPFGACPECDGLGSKLKVDIDLVIPDWNKTLEENAIAPWEPTSSQYYPQLLKAVCSHYNIPMDVPVSQLPKEQLDIILYGSNGEKIHFYYESEYGSVHNKDIVFEGVVHNIERRYRDSTSDWVRETMEKFMTEQKCSTCKGQRLKPESLAVKIDGKNISEVTDLSVAELYQYFSDIQLSDKDMQIARLILKEIKDRLEFLLNVGLEYLTLSRTAGTLSGGEAQRIRLATQIGSRLTGVLYVLDEPSIGLHQRDNDKLIHTLQQMRDLGNTLLVVEHDEDTMLAADYLIDVGPGAGSRGGEIVAAGTPEEVMNNEKSITGQYLSGKKFIPLPRDRKKPDGRKITIKGAAENNLKNIKVDIPLGMFVAVTGVSGSGKSTLVNEILYKKLAHELNGARTKPGKHKEITGLEHLDKVIDIDQSPIGRTPRSNPATYTGVFDDIREVFASTNEAKVRGYKKGRFSFNIKGGRCEACSGDGIIKIEMHFLPDVYVPCEVCHGKRYNRETLEVKYKGKNIADVLDMTIEEATEFFENIPKIHRKLQTLVDVGLGYMKLGQPATTLSGGEAQRVKLASELHRRSTGKSFYILDEPTTGLHTDDIARLLSVLQRLVENGDTVLVIEHNLDVIKTVDYIIDLGPEGGDKGGTVVATGTPEEVAEHENSYTGRYLKPILERDRKRMEKLLAQAADK; translated from the coding sequence GTGGAAAATAAGCAAATCGTCGTGCGAGGTGCACGTTCCCATAACTTGAAAAATATTGATGTAACGATTCCCCGGGACAAGCTTGTCGTGTTGACGGGCCTTTCCGGTTCCGGGAAATCTTCTTTGGCCTTTGATACGATTTACGCGGAAGGGCAACGTAGATATGTGGAGTCTTTGTCCAGCTATGCCCGCCAGTTTTTGGGACAAATGGACAAGCCGGATGTGGATTCCATAGAAGGGTTGTCCCCGGCGATTTCCATCGACCAGAAAACGACAAGCCGCAACCCCCGTTCAACGGTGGGGACGGTAACGGAAATTTACGACTACTTGCGCTTGTTGTTTGCCCGCATCGGGAAGCCGGTCTGCCCGACCCATGGAATTGAAATTACATCCCAAACGATTGAACAAATGGTGGACCGCATTATGGAATATCCGGAGCGGACAAAGGTGCAGCTGTTGGCGCCGGTGGTTTCCGGGAAAAAGGGAACGCATGCGAAGCTTTTGGAAGATTTGAAAAAACAGGGCTATGTCCGTGTCCGCGTCGATGGGGAACTGCGTGACTTGGATGATAACATTGAACTGGATAAAAATAAAAAGCACAACATCGAAGTGGTGGTGGACCGCATCATCATCAAAGAAGGCGTTGAAGCGCGGTTGAGCGATTCGTTGGAGACGGCGCTGAAACTTGCCGATGGACGGGTCGTCGTGGATGTGATGGAGCATGAGGAATTGTTGTTCAGCGAGCACCATGCGTGTCCCATCTGCGGATTTTCCATTGGAGAACTGGAACCACGCATGTTCTCCTTCAACAGTCCATTCGGGGCATGTCCGGAGTGCGATGGACTTGGCTCCAAATTAAAAGTGGACATCGATTTGGTGATTCCTGATTGGAATAAAACCCTTGAAGAAAATGCCATCGCGCCATGGGAACCGACAAGCTCCCAATACTACCCGCAGTTGCTGAAAGCGGTGTGCAGCCATTACAACATTCCGATGGACGTGCCGGTATCCCAATTGCCGAAGGAACAATTGGACATCATTTTATATGGTTCGAACGGGGAAAAAATCCATTTCTATTACGAAAGCGAATATGGCAGCGTCCACAATAAAGATATTGTCTTTGAAGGCGTCGTGCACAACATCGAACGCCGCTACCGGGATTCCACATCCGATTGGGTGCGGGAGACGATGGAAAAATTCATGACGGAGCAGAAATGTTCAACCTGCAAGGGGCAACGGTTAAAACCGGAAAGCCTCGCCGTCAAAATTGACGGAAAAAATATTTCGGAAGTGACGGATTTATCCGTTGCGGAACTGTATCAATACTTTTCCGATATTCAATTATCGGATAAGGACATGCAAATCGCCCGTTTGATTTTGAAAGAAATCAAGGACCGCCTGGAGTTTTTATTGAATGTCGGTTTGGAATATTTGACATTGAGCCGCACAGCCGGAACGTTATCCGGGGGAGAAGCCCAGCGCATCCGTTTGGCGACCCAAATCGGTTCACGGCTCACAGGGGTATTGTATGTGCTGGACGAGCCATCAATCGGATTGCATCAGCGGGATAATGACAAATTGATCCATACGTTGCAACAAATGCGGGATCTTGGCAATACGTTGCTTGTGGTGGAACATGATGAAGATACGATGCTTGCGGCGGATTATTTGATCGATGTCGGTCCCGGAGCCGGTTCCCGCGGCGGGGAAATAGTGGCAGCCGGAACGCCGGAAGAAGTGATGAATAATGAAAAATCCATCACAGGGCAATATTTGAGCGGCAAGAAATTCATCCCACTGCCCCGCGACCGGAAAAAACCGGATGGCCGTAAAATTACGATTAAAGGTGCCGCGGAAAATAATCTGAAAAACATCAAAGTGGACATTCCATTGGGCATGTTTGTGGCGGTGACCGGTGTATCCGGCTCCGGAAAATCCACATTGGTGAATGAGATTTTATACAAAAAACTGGCCCATGAATTGAATGGGGCAAGAACAAAACCGGGGAAACATAAGGAAATCACCGGCCTTGAACATTTGGACAAAGTGATCGACATCGACCAGTCGCCAATCGGACGCACGCCCCGTTCCAACCCGGCCACATATACAGGCGTATTTGATGACATCCGCGAAGTGTTTGCTTCAACGAATGAAGCGAAAGTGCGCGGCTATAAGAAAGGCCGATTCAGCTTCAACATCAAAGGCGGACGGTGCGAAGCCTGCTCCGGCGATGGCATCATCAAAATCGAAATGCACTTCTTGCCGGATGTGTACGTTCCATGTGAAGTCTGCCATGGAAAACGGTACAACCGCGAAACGTTGGAAGTGAAATACAAAGGCAAAAACATTGCCGATGTATTGGATATGACCATTGAAGAAGCGACGGAGTTTTTTGAAAACATTCCAAAAATCCACCGGAAGCTTCAAACATTGGTGGATGTCGGGCTCGGTTATATGAAATTGGGACAGCCTGCCACAACCTTGTCCGGTGGGGAAGCGCAGCGGGTGAAGCTGGCTTCTGAATTGCATCGCCGCTCAACAGGAAAATCCTTCTATATCTTGGACGAGCCGACGACCGGACTTCATACGGACGACATT